From Debaryomyces hansenii CBS767 chromosome C complete sequence, a single genomic window includes:
- a CDS encoding DEHA2C09152p (similar to uniprot|P32473 Saccharomyces cerevisiae YBR221C PDB1 E1 beta subunit of the pyruvate dehydrogenase (PDH) complex) translates to MVASKISNVAKTASLAAQALKTSGSANGRTLAQAGQYHALRMSGQRPASSSSGPQTMTVRDALNSAMAEELDRDDDVFLMGEEVAQYNGAYKISRGLLDRFGERRVIDTPITEMGFTGLAVGSALAGLKPICEFMTFNFAMQSIDQIINSAAKTYYMSGGKQPCNITFRGPNGAAAGVGAQHSQCYAAWYGSIPGLKVLSPYSAEDYKGLFKAAIRDPNPVVFLENEMSYGESFEMSEEALSSDFVLPIGKAKIEREGTDITLVSHTRNVMHCLQAAEKLESEYGVKAEVINLRSIKPLDTDSIIQSVKKTNHLVTCEAGFPAFGVGSEICAQIMESEAFDYLDAPVERVTGCEVPTPYAKELEDFAFPDVEIVMRASRKVLGL, encoded by the coding sequence ATGGTTGCttctaaaatatcaaaCGTCGCAAAGACAGCCAGTTTGGCTGCTCAAGCATTGAAGACTTCGGGTAGCGCTAATGGCAGAACATTGGCTCAAGCAGGTCAATACCACGCATTAAGAATGTCAGGACAACGTCCAGcatcgtcatcttcagGACCACAAACTATGACTGTTAGAGACGCATTGAACTCGGCCATGGCAGAAGAATTGGACCGTGACGACGATGTGTTCTTGATGGGAGAAGAAGTGGCCCAGTATAATGGTGCTTATAAGATTTCGAGAGGATTATTGGACAGATTTGGTGAAAGAAGAGTGATCGATACACCAATTACAGAAATGGGATTCACTGGGTTGGCCGTTGGGTCAGCATTGGCCGGATTGAAGCCAATTTGTGAGTTCATGACTTTCAACTTTGCCATGCAATCGATTGATCAAATCATCAACTCGGCCGCTAAGACATACTACATGTCTGGAGGTAAACAACCATGTAACATCACTTTCCGTGGTCCTAACGGGGCTGCTGCTGGTGTCGGTGCCCAACACTCGCAATGTTACGCTGCTTGGTACGGGTCGATCCCAGGGTTGAAGGTTTTGTCGCCATACTCGGCCGAAGATTACAAGGGTTTGTTCAAGGCTGCTATCAGAGACCCAAATCCGGTTGTTTTCCTTGAAAACGAAATGTCGTACGGTGAATCGTTCGAGATGTCCGAAGAAGCCTTGTCATCCGACTTTGTCTTACCAATCGGTAAGGCCAAGATTGAAAGGGAAGGTACCGACATTACCTTAGTTTCTCACACCAGAAACGTCATGCACTGTTTGCAAGCCGCTGAGAAGTTGGAAAGCGAATACGGTGTTAAGGCTGAAGTTATCAACTTAAGATCCATTAAACCTTTGGACACTGATTCCATCATCCAATCCGTCAAGAAGACCAACCACTTGGTCACTTGTGAAGCCGGTTTCCCTGCGTTTGGTGTTGGTTCCGAAATCTGTGCCCAAATCATGGAATCTGAAGCCTTCGACTACTTGGATGCTCCTGTTGAAAGAGTCACCGGTTGTGAAGTCCCAACTCCATACGctaaagaattagaagacTTTGCTTTCCCAGATGTTGAAATCGTCATGAGAGCCTCTAGAAAAGTTTTAGGTTTATAG
- a CDS encoding DEHA2C09174p (no similarity) yields the protein MSTTIPYSLAKNAILMGFARFVGCRIRPSIVMLTPTVHDKPGHNRATWPVPPGSSLPFAFPSSTIWTQGPDSSSAVGNSQNIRVTRKSDKYAVTRKNHRKSNPTRKHGVEYPKIRVRGQKVDTVFICPFGGIFPINGSS from the coding sequence ATGTCGACCACAATTCCTTATCTGTTGGCTAAAAATGCCATCTTGATGGGCTTCGCTCGCTTCGTGGGCTGCCGGATACGCCCATCAATCGTAATGTTGACCCCGACAGTCCACGACAAACCCGGCCACAACCGTGCGACGTGGCCGGTCCCACCGGGTTCGTCCCTTCCTTTCGCCTTCCCCTCCTCGACTATTTGGACCCAGGGCCCAGATCTGCTGTCAGCCGTCGGCAACCTGCAAAACATTCGTGTAACCCGCAAATCGGACAAATATGCCGTAACCCGCAAAAACCATCGCAAATCCAACCCAACCCGCAAACACGGAGTTGAATATCCGAAAATACGTGTCCGAGGCCAAAAAGTTGATACGGTCTTCATCTGTCCGTTTGGTGGAATCTTTCCCATCAACGGTTCATCTTAA